From Caulobacter segnis, a single genomic window includes:
- a CDS encoding GntR family transcriptional regulator: MASPSLKSTAGRMLVLDVANSSGLEDWAPDLQKTKVYERILLDLILGELPAGARLDEQSLAARYETGLAGVRDALGRLALEGLVVRRARSGTLVSPLDLVELRQGYEARVLIEPHCAALAARNASKAEAQAMYEVFADGEEAARTCDLPALVAMDLRFHAHVARASGNLALARILIPLQHKAARFWVFSFNGATEQELMDEIEEHRQVARVIAGGDAEASRQAMLRILNVQPEAQTRPHVGAA; the protein is encoded by the coding sequence ATGGCCTCGCCTTCGCTGAAATCGACCGCCGGCCGCATGCTGGTGCTGGACGTGGCCAATTCGTCGGGCCTGGAAGACTGGGCGCCCGACCTGCAGAAGACCAAGGTCTACGAACGCATTCTGCTCGATCTGATCCTGGGCGAGCTGCCGGCCGGGGCGCGGCTGGACGAGCAGTCGCTGGCCGCGCGCTACGAGACAGGACTGGCCGGGGTCCGCGACGCCCTGGGCCGCCTGGCGCTGGAGGGCCTGGTCGTGCGCCGCGCCCGCTCGGGCACCCTGGTCTCGCCGCTGGACCTGGTCGAGCTGCGCCAAGGCTACGAGGCGCGGGTGCTGATCGAGCCGCACTGCGCGGCCCTGGCGGCCCGAAACGCCAGCAAGGCCGAAGCCCAGGCGATGTACGAGGTCTTCGCCGATGGCGAGGAGGCCGCCCGCACTTGCGACCTGCCGGCCCTGGTGGCCATGGACCTGCGCTTCCACGCCCACGTGGCGCGGGCCTCGGGCAACCTGGCCCTGGCGCGGATCCTGATCCCTCTGCAGCACAAGGCGGCCCGTTTCTGGGTGTTCTCGTTCAACGGCGCCACCGAGCAGGAGTTGATGGACGAGATCGAGGAGCACCGCCAAGTGGCCCGCGTCATCGCCGGCGGCGACGCCGAGGCCTCGCGCCAGGCCATGCTGCGCATTCTGAACGTCCAGCCCGAGGCGCAGACACGGCCCCACGTCGGGGCCGCCTAG
- a CDS encoding MetQ/NlpA family ABC transporter substrate-binding protein: MEPFMVARRAILVLGLAALTLAACGPKEPKASAPDTLTIAATAIPHAEVLEFIKPKLAAEGLKLEIKVFNDYVQPNTQVAEKRIDVNYFQTLPYLEDFNRQKGTALIPLLGVHVEPIGAYSAKWKTIGEVPNGATVAIPNDGSTEGRALILLAKNGVIGLKDPSNALSTVKDITSNPKNLKFKELEAPALPRVLNQVDLAVINTNYALDAKLNPAKDALVIEDKTSPYVNYLVGRADNKDDPRVKKLEAALTTPEVKAFIEKKYAGAVVPAF; encoded by the coding sequence ATGGAGCCGTTCATGGTCGCCCGCCGCGCTATTCTCGTTCTCGGCCTCGCCGCCCTGACCTTGGCCGCCTGCGGTCCCAAGGAGCCCAAGGCTAGCGCGCCCGACACCCTGACCATCGCCGCGACCGCGATCCCACACGCCGAAGTCCTGGAGTTCATCAAGCCGAAGCTGGCCGCCGAGGGGCTGAAGCTGGAGATCAAGGTCTTCAACGACTACGTCCAGCCCAACACCCAGGTCGCCGAGAAGCGCATCGACGTGAACTACTTCCAGACGCTGCCCTATCTGGAGGACTTCAACCGCCAGAAGGGCACGGCCCTGATCCCGCTGCTGGGCGTCCACGTCGAGCCGATCGGCGCCTATTCGGCCAAGTGGAAGACCATCGGCGAGGTGCCGAACGGCGCCACGGTGGCCATCCCCAACGACGGCAGCACCGAGGGCCGCGCGCTGATCCTGCTGGCCAAGAACGGCGTCATCGGCCTCAAGGACCCCAGCAACGCCCTGTCGACCGTCAAGGACATCACCAGCAACCCCAAGAACCTGAAGTTCAAGGAGCTGGAGGCGCCGGCCCTGCCGCGCGTGCTGAACCAGGTCGACCTGGCGGTGATCAACACCAACTACGCCCTCGACGCCAAGCTGAACCCGGCCAAGGACGCCCTAGTCATCGAGGACAAGACCAGCCCGTACGTGAACTATCTGGTCGGCCGGGCGGACAACAAGGACGACCCGCGCGTCAAGAAGCTGGAGGCGGCCCTGACCACGCCGGAGGTCAAGGCGTTCATCGAGAAGAAGTACGCCGGCGCGGTGGTCCCGGCGTTCTAG
- a CDS encoding methionine ABC transporter ATP-binding protein: MIAFEAVSKTYAAGAHAALSEVTLSVKAGEVFGVIGASGAGKSTLIRLINGLETPTGGRVVVDGDDVAALGVEGLRALRRRVGMIFQHFNLLSGKTVAQNVAFPLKLAGRPASEVKARTAELLARVGLSDHAAKYPAQLSGGQKQRVGIARALATGPKILLCDEATSALDPETTEQILDLVSGLNRELGLTIVLITHEMDVVRRVCDRVAVLEAGRVVEEGPVEDVFLHPASDTARRFVSEADGEVASAPGFEGRVVRLTFKGEATYKPVLGEVARATGVDYSILGGRIHRLRETPYGQLTLALTGGDVNAAIAQFQAADVRVDDLGAPHGAGEGR; encoded by the coding sequence GTCACCCTATCGGTGAAGGCCGGCGAGGTGTTCGGCGTGATCGGCGCCTCGGGCGCGGGCAAGTCGACCCTGATCCGGCTGATCAACGGGCTCGAAACCCCGACCGGCGGTCGGGTGGTGGTGGACGGCGACGACGTGGCGGCCCTGGGCGTTGAGGGCCTGCGGGCCCTGCGTCGGCGGGTAGGGATGATCTTCCAGCACTTCAACCTCTTGTCGGGCAAGACGGTCGCCCAGAACGTCGCCTTCCCGCTGAAGTTGGCCGGCCGACCCGCCTCCGAGGTTAAGGCGCGCACGGCCGAGCTGCTGGCGCGCGTCGGCCTCTCCGATCACGCGGCCAAGTATCCGGCCCAGCTGTCGGGCGGCCAGAAGCAGCGGGTGGGCATCGCCCGCGCCCTGGCCACCGGCCCCAAGATCCTGCTGTGCGACGAGGCCACCAGCGCCCTCGACCCCGAGACGACCGAGCAGATCCTGGACCTCGTCTCGGGCCTGAACCGCGAGCTGGGCCTGACCATCGTGCTGATCACCCATGAGATGGACGTGGTTCGCCGCGTCTGCGACCGCGTCGCCGTGCTGGAGGCCGGCCGCGTGGTCGAGGAGGGGCCGGTGGAGGACGTCTTCCTGCATCCGGCCAGCGACACCGCCCGCCGCTTCGTCAGCGAGGCGGATGGCGAAGTGGCCAGCGCGCCGGGCTTCGAGGGCCGCGTCGTGCGCCTGACCTTCAAGGGCGAGGCGACCTACAAGCCGGTGCTGGGCGAGGTCGCCCGCGCCACCGGCGTCGACTATTCGATCCTGGGCGGCCGCATCCACCGCCTGCGCGAGACGCCTTACGGCCAGCTGACCCTGGCCCTGACCGGCGGCGACGTGAACGCCGCCATCGCCCAGTTCCAGGCGGCCGACGTCCGCGTCGATGATCTCGGCGCACCCCATGGGGCAGGGGAGGGCCGGTGA
- a CDS encoding methionine ABC transporter permease, translating into MENIDWSEIGQATLDTLAMLGGSMVLTVLLGLPLGVILFLTGKGQMLENRLANGALSLLVNVLRSVPFVILLIVMIPLTVALVGTSLGVAGAIPPLVAGAAPFFARLVETALREVDKGVIEASFAMGAKRRQVVLGALLPEALPGLIAAATVTAIALVSYTAMAGVVGAGGLGDLAIRFGYQRFQTDVMIVTVVLMLVLVQVLQMIGDTVVRKVSHK; encoded by the coding sequence ATGGAAAACATAGACTGGAGCGAAATCGGCCAGGCCACGCTCGACACCCTGGCGATGCTGGGTGGATCGATGGTCCTGACCGTCCTGCTGGGCTTGCCGCTGGGCGTGATCCTGTTCCTGACCGGCAAGGGCCAAATGCTCGAGAACCGCCTGGCCAACGGCGCGCTGTCTCTGCTGGTCAACGTGCTGCGCTCGGTGCCGTTCGTGATCCTGCTGATCGTGATGATCCCGCTGACCGTGGCCCTGGTCGGCACCTCGCTGGGCGTGGCCGGCGCCATCCCGCCGCTGGTGGCGGGCGCCGCGCCGTTCTTCGCCCGCCTGGTCGAGACCGCCCTGCGCGAGGTCGACAAGGGCGTGATCGAGGCCAGCTTCGCCATGGGCGCCAAGCGGCGTCAGGTGGTGCTGGGCGCGCTGCTGCCTGAGGCCCTGCCGGGCCTGATCGCCGCGGCGACGGTGACCGCCATCGCCCTGGTCTCCTACACTGCCATGGCCGGCGTGGTCGGGGCCGGCGGCCTCGGGGACCTCGCCATCCGCTTCGGCTACCAGCGCTTCCAGACCGACGTGATGATCGTCACCGTCGTCCTGATGCTGGTGCTGGTGCAGGTGCTGCAGATGATCGGCGACACGGTGGTGCGAAAGGTGTCTCACAAATGA